A portion of the Rhodococcus pseudokoreensis genome contains these proteins:
- a CDS encoding DUF1707 SHOCT-like domain-containing protein, whose protein sequence is MSDVPEIRIGTAEREQALNSLSEHFAAGRLTVPEFDERSLAVTNATTRGELDRVFTDLPATTAAAPAKAVAADTDRDQNWRRIVMSVIPLVALVLFFVVPVDNSWLFFLMIPAAGAILFGTRDDRHDRDRRRDRRDRDR, encoded by the coding sequence ATGTCTGACGTTCCCGAGATCCGTATCGGCACAGCCGAACGTGAGCAGGCCCTGAACTCGTTGAGCGAACACTTCGCCGCGGGCCGTCTGACGGTCCCCGAGTTCGACGAGCGCAGTCTCGCGGTCACGAATGCCACCACCCGCGGCGAACTCGATCGGGTGTTCACCGACCTCCCCGCGACCACCGCCGCCGCGCCTGCCAAGGCCGTGGCAGCGGACACCGACCGCGACCAGAACTGGCGTCGCATCGTGATGTCGGTGATCCCGCTCGTCGCCCTCGTGCTGTTCTTCGTCGTCCCCGTCGACAACAGCTGGCTGTTCTTCCTGATGATCCCTGCCGCCGGCGCCATACTGTTCGGCACCCGCGACGACCGGCACGATCGCGATCGCCGCCGCGACCGCCGCGACCGGGACCGCTGA
- a CDS encoding VanZ family protein: protein MRSIPVAALTVLALIMLLSPASATPSGPEHADKVVHAVLFAALAAASRYALLTPRITVLWLAAFGVITEILQGVLPIGRHGSVWDLCADMVGVAIGLSAQSAIMRSRSRV from the coding sequence ATGCGTTCCATTCCGGTGGCGGCCCTCACCGTGCTGGCGCTGATCATGTTGCTGTCCCCGGCGTCCGCGACGCCGTCCGGTCCCGAACATGCCGACAAGGTGGTGCATGCCGTGCTGTTCGCGGCGCTGGCGGCCGCCTCCCGGTATGCCCTTCTGACACCACGGATCACGGTGCTCTGGCTCGCGGCATTCGGGGTGATCACCGAGATACTGCAGGGCGTGCTGCCGATCGGCAGGCACGGTTCGGTCTGGGATCTCTGCGCGGACATGGTGGGTGTGGCGATCGGGTTGTCCGCTCAGTCCGCGATCATGCGTTCCCGCAGCAGAGTCTGA